In Synchiropus splendidus isolate RoL2022-P1 chromosome 15, RoL_Sspl_1.0, whole genome shotgun sequence, the genomic stretch GAAGGTTGTTGCTATTCCATGTTGGTCGCATCATGCGGCTCCACTCCATGCTAGAAGACACAGACAACATTTACCATGGGAGCACCCCAACTGGGGGGAGCTACCTGAGGGGCTGCAGCGGTCCCCATTGTGAGGTCTGATCCGAGATgcaaggaggaagaagtagagaGCAAATAAGAGGGTCTGAAAACATCCGAACACCAAGAGCACGTGACTTCAAATAGGGGCCTCAGAACACAGAATAGAGCAGATTATTGCTCAAATcattaagatttttttgtttttattcttagtGAGTAATAGTTTCACTGTAAAATGTTCATGCCAAAATGTCGACAAGGCACAATGTACTCTTGTATATTTAATTTACTTTGACTGCGTCTTGCAGGCTTTTATAGTAAGTAAgtaaatagtgttttttttttttgctttttcttttaaTGATAGGAGATTTTggtataaatgttttatttaatgtttgaaTATGAAAGTTTCCTGCATAGAATCTTTCAGTTttacaaatgtattatttattttgatttattttccctcttaaTTTATGCCATTCTTTGTTGAAATATTtgccgttttttttcttctggaaaTGTGGCTTTTGGCTTTTCTTCaattattgttcattattatcatgacttcattatttttattatacattCTAGAGTGATTTATAGGTCAATGTCTTCGTctccatttattcatttatttaattattttgttgttttaatgatAAACTTATTtgccatttatatttatttttcttgcttCCATTCTCTTATCTTCTcaaatttctttatttaattctctctcaacacacagcatttatttattttattttattgttattattattatagaaaattatatattaaaaaataatggaaaaaaatcattgttGATAGCTGctctttcataaaaaaaagttaaataaattaaataaaagttatttaaaagGTTGCTGGTTAATTTTACACTTTTGAACCTTAATGATCAAAGTTTACTCAGAAATTCTAACAAACATATTAATGCGTCTACTTACTACTCGCCATGTTAGCCATGGAGGTGTCAACGTCACCTGCCTGGGGGGTCACACTGGGCTTCATTACATCCCCTAATCCATCAAATACTACAGCGGGGAAGGGGCGGGCACGAAGGACACAGGAACAGGGAAGAAGCAGAAGACATTACACAGCGCAGAGCTCTTTATTACTTGGGATCACCATGACAACTAAAACATGTCTCCATGACAACAGAAGAAAGACTAAAAACCTGGGACAGTCTATAAACGCTGGCTAAACTCCATGAATGAATGGTAAAGTATCATCTTGCCAACTGTTTGGATCGTTTCTATTGCCCCCTACAGTTAAATAATGTCATGTTTTCTAACCAGTTCCAGGCTGAACTACAAACTACACACTGCTGTGGTGAGAGGGCCAGTGCAGCCAAGCTTGCAAGCACTGCAATGCAGCAGCGCTCTGTGAGAAATTAGCGTGTGTCTGAGCGAGGGAACTCACCGAATCAAATGGCAGGAAGCAAGCAATGAGCCAGCCCAAGAGCCAGATGGAGAGAGGCAGAGAATAGAGAGCGTGGATGCAGGAGAGATAAAGGCGTTAGAGGTTGGGAGACGTACAGAAGAAGAAGGGAGACAGTCAAGCCACAGAGCAGTAAACAGGGCAGATTCAGTTGAATGAGACGGATGATAGAGGTGGggagaggaaacacaggagTTCCAGAGCTCCAGGAAGTGACTAAAAAACTCCTtgtttagtgtttgtttttgaggtCATTCAAGTCTGACCTCTCTGAAATGAGCACAAGATGGAAATGGATGCAGCAAACCATTATATGATGCAACTGTTGGATCATTATTGAAAAGTTCAAAGTTCATTTCATCCCATTCCACAGAGCCTGAAAAATTACAGTTCAGAGGAGATCTTCCATTTGAAGTAGGACCCGACGACTAAATTCATATTCAAAGACCCCAGTATAAACATGAGGGAATGCAAGGAAGTGTGTAGAGTGACGTGTTTGTTGTTTGGTTcaggtgtgtcaaactcagtcaaACAAGGGGTCAATTTTAGAAACACAATCCAGGTTGCTGGAAGAACAAGACCCGGTACAGGGACTAGTTTATGGAGCCCTTCAAATTTGACAGGGAAAAATTACTCAAAGGGAAAGATGAAAGTGTCACAGACTCATTTATCAAGGAGTCAGGAGTGTGTAATGAGCAACGGCCGGTTCTCTTCTCTCAGATGGTGCTTGAACTTAAGCTTATGAAGTATGGGACACTAAAAACGACTTGGTGGGCtgaatttggcccccgggccttgagtttgtcaCATGTTCCAGTTGGACTAAAGGAAAAGAGCCATGACTAATCGTACTTTAAACCAAAACTGAGGCAGTATACATGACTTTTAATTTttatatactttattttttatacttAAGAATATTGTAGTAAATTATACTTATACTGTATAATTACTTTTGATATGACTTTTGTCATATTTTAATCTAAGTACAAGATTAAGTGCATGAAAACTCTTACATACTAAAACTTGTGCTCAGGTATAGGTTACACTTCTTTGACCACAAAGTATAACTACGAGGTACATCTTGATCCAAGAACAGACTAAGTCAAAGTCAGCATTATTGTCATGAATACTAAATGCAAGACATCCAGTATAAATGAAATTGCAGTCCTCCCAGCACACAGTTagagtataaaaataaaaaaagtactaTTGAGAGAATAGATAACTAAACTAACACAGAAAAGGCTTTAATAGGAACCTGTTGTACTTATATTGGATTCTGAGACCACACATCTCAACATATTAAAAAATTCTAAGTTGAGTAGTTGAAGATTGTTGTATCTTGTATCTTATGGAGGATGAGTAGATATTTAGTCAGAATATATACAGTAAATGAGATCCAAACATCAATGGCTAGAGGTGATGGTGGATCTGTTCAGCATGCAAACATCGACATGGCGAGTTGAGGTGAATGGACGTGCACATGAAAGCTCCTACCTGACATCAGCTCTGCGCCGggagctgctgccgccgccgggGCGTCTCCTCCAGTGGGCTCTGATGGTTCCATGAACATACATCACGCCGCACCATGAGGAGTTCCATCACAGCATGAGGACAAAGAAGGGACACAGTCAgcttcactctgctgctgccaAACAGAGCAAGAGGCGTTAGAGAGGGAGGGTAGAACTCTGCCCCGAAACATCTGCGCACCTAACGCCAACCTTCTCAAACTTGTGAAGAACAGCAAACCAGAGTCCACAAGACGAGCAATGCAGGCCTTAAACCACGCAAACATGAGAGGGTTTCCAGAAACTGCACTCAGAATACAATCCCATGCAGAATAAATCACCGCTTCCTGAGGAGGCTACCCACCACCAAACAGGTTCATGATGGCCCCCGAGTCAAGTTTAGGTGAGGGTGCAGTGGAGAGGGTGGGGGCGGGGGTGCTGAATATATCTGCTGGCAAGGACATGGTTGAAACTCTCACTGAGTTTAATTCATTAGACCGCACATTCTAGATGCACAGCACGCAGGGCATGCTTGAACCAAGCAGAAAATAAAGTGAGCTGATGTCGTAACACAGTCCTGTAGCATTAGAAAGCAACACTGTTTTTTCGTATTAGTGCAGCCAAGGAACAAAGCAAGTCGCAGAGGTGATGCGTTTGAGGATACCTGCTGTAAACAGGTCTGCACTGGGGGCCGAGTCTGCTGTGGTGAAACTCGTATCTGGCATCGTATCAAAGAAATCTACAAACACATGAGCAGCCACAGATGGAGACGTCACAACACCGTGGGCTGGTAGGTCTTAATGAGAAATGTAGCAACAAAATGAACTAGGAAGACAGGAAGAATAGAGCTCAGAAAATTGACGGAAGGAAGGATGAAAGGAATGTTAAAGCATCACGGTCAATGAGGTGTTAGTGAAGACAGATAGAGGAGAAataattttacaaaataaaggAGTGTGAGGAGGAAAGAATAGAAGAGGAGTTGCTTTAATATAAAGGAAACTAAAGTTATTCCATGGGTGAAAATAAAGGAAAGGATATAgcaagaggcagaggaggaaaaaaagaagatcaGAAAATACAGAGATTTCAAACTGAAAGTGAAGGAAAGTGGAAAAAGGGGGTAAAAAATAGAGTGAATATTACACAATAAAAGACAGTGAGAATAATGGAGAGTATAATAGAAACAGTGTGAACAATGGAGTGGAATGAAAGGCTAGTTAAAGATGAGGAGATCTTCTATTAGACTTAATAAGAGACCACACGTATCTCCAGGGTTTACCGCAGAATAGATCAGTGCTTGGGTTGTTGACACTGGGAGTTAATGGAGCAGAAATGGTCGCGGTGGTGACGATGGTGCAGGAGGCGGAAGTGAAGAGCGGCGAAGGGGTCGGGGAGGGGGGCGGCTGGGGCGCCACCGAACTAAAGCAGTCGTCCAGAGAACTAGCGCTCTCCCCTGCCATCATGTTGAATAGATCTATACCGCAAGGAGCCACGGCGGCGCTACCCTCCGACGGTCCGAAGGGGTCtttgggggggaggggggagaggaATGGAGACAATGTTAGACACATGGACATGATACAAactgagatgaggaggaggaggaggggaggaagaaaatgaaagggTGCGCCCACACACTCCGGCTGTCGGCCATTATTGTAGGAAACTCATCCACCGTCACAACATTACCCCTCTTCACCAGGGTCACTGAAGGGTGCAGGTACTTCAAGCTGAAGTTGTCAATGCAAGTTACTTGCTGTGCAGCTGAGGTTTCTGTAAATAACTGCATTTCATCTGTGTGTTCCTTGGGTTTCCccaatgaatgaaaacagattcTGTGTTTGAGTTGCAGCCCAATCTTGCAGACGTCTCCATTCTATTTGTAACAGTGTCAAAGTGCCAGAACCGTTCAAATATGGCTGGAAAACCTCCATGAAATCACTTTGAGATTCCCTCAGCCAATGCTAATGGATCTTTCACTACACTGAGTAGCCAAGTAATATCTCAAATCACAAAACAATACATccgttaaattattattatttatcttttttgtcTTATAAACCAGAATTCCTAGTCGTAGCTGAAGGTAGAACTTTCTCCACTGTCGACTTGCTCGATAATAATTATAAACCAAATGAACAGGGCTGCATTAAAAGACACCCAGGCTCCTCCATATCTGTGTACCGGACGACAAAAGTTTTATTTGCATCTCAACTGTACCAACAGATTTACGTTGCCAAGGTGCACATCTACAAAGTAGCATTGGAGGATAAAAGAGTAGATAATGATCATGGTAGATTAAGCGTTGTGGTGGGTTTAAACCTGTGAATTCAGAATTCATAAGAAAATTGGTTTACACTTTAGATTCAgaaacatatattaccataaataatcTACTTAATCATGAGTATTGGCGacatattagcctgtaattaatcataataaagtACTAAATCTGACAATATTTTGACCTGGAATGGtgactgaataataataaaatgcttTAAACTGAAAAGAATCAATGGCATATACCAGTTCAACTCATCTCTCATATGGTCAGCgcaacagcaaaaacacaactgGAATTTCCTAATATATGAAGCAATGTTTTCCAGCTCAGGTAGCTTCAAAATACACTCTACAGTTGGCATGACAACCCCATCGATGACTTGCGTGAAGTGAAGCTCAATGACAACTTTCAATAAGTGACATCACATTCCAATTCAATTTAATTCACCCACCAGCGCCGGTGTTGGCGGCTGCGGCAGGTGTAGCTGCAGCGCcaccctcagctgctgctgctgctgcagcgcccTCTGTGGCAGCTGCTGGTGTTGCAAAGGTATCTGAGGTGCAGAAAGGGCGAGAAGAGAGAAGTCCGGAGAGGTGTGTGGGAAAAAcagggaaagaatagaaagaGATGTGAGAGTAGCATTAAGAAGAAAACACAGTAGTATCAGCAAACGGCTCAGACGGACAGGTGACGGGACAATGGGAGCACAAACAGGAGGCACTAACATTCAACTATTACGACGAAGCGTCTACAAACTACATGAATAAGCAGCTGCCGCCTGTAACCACAGCTGAGAGGCAGAGTTTGATAAAATTGCTTTTCACTTCCGGTCCAGAAAAGCATGTCAGCGTATCAAACAAGATGCAGGTGGAGAATGAGTGCAGCAGTTTCTGTGCGAGCATGTGTGAGAGACTGAGCTATCCAGCAGTTGGCTTCATTGCTCTTTAACTTTGATCACTAAGTATATGTGACACAACCCCACACTGAcgtttaaggtaaataaaactaaatataaTGGTGTGCAAAACAGTCACAGGAAAAGCAGCCATGACGTCAacatcacttaaaaaaacaagcaacCATCCAATAACTCAGTCAGACGAATCCTCCCATTTAGTGAGCGCAACTGTGTTGTaactttcagagctcagtaggtagcGCCCTCCATTACTATTATAGCAAAAAGTGGCCAGAAAGCAGTTTGCTGTAACTGTGAAATACAGTTGCTTGATGATGACATCAAGTGATGGCTGTAGGAAACAAATTCAAAGCAACTGTGTGAGGagcatcattgtttttttgaagGGCTTTTAATGTCTTGCACAACATCATATGTAGCCTTTCTTTTTGTTAGGAAAGGGCTGTGGATCAAAGGGGGTGATTTATCAAATTGAAATACTTTAGATTACAGTCTCAAAAATGCAATGTCGACACAATACACTGTGTAACTGTCGTCCTTTGATGTCAGGGCATCATAGGAGATCTACAATGTCACATGTCGTGGTGTGCATcacttgtttactttttttaattatttttgaagGAATAACTTGTGTGTATGTAGTGAgacatttcatttatatatatatatatatatatatatatatatatatatatatatatatatatatatatatatatatatatatataattctattttatttttttattatggaCTGTAATCTAAAGTATGAATGTTGTGCtggttgtgtgcgtgtgtgtgagcatgctGTCTTATCACAATCTGCGATGGGTTTTTAGGGTGGAGCTTCCCAGAGTGATTCTGCCGTGGAGAATCCTCTGGAAGCTCACTGACCTCCCAACAGGTCCATATTTGCGGCGCCCGGCGAGGCGGCGGCCGGCGTGCTAGTGGGAGGAGCTAGGGCCGCTCCGCCTTCTGCCGCCGCGGGGGTGGGAGTCGCTGCTGCGGGGGAGGGAGCGGCTTCTGCTGTGAGCGTGGGTTCGGCTAGCAAGGAGTCACCCATTTCTGCGAGTGCCACCGGGGTATTGTGAAAGAAAATCAAGCCCCCAAATAGCAACCAACAGTTAAATCGCCGTTTtgacaaattaaaataataattgaaaaaaaaatgaaataaataaaccagtaAAATTTGGTtataaaattagaaaaaaaaaagcccccgTCGTAAAACAAAACCAGACAATGGAGTGTGTGAGGGcagggaggggagagagagagagacagagagagactcaGACTacagctggaggagacagaCAAGGAGGAAACATCACTAACAACAACATCAGATCTCACTATGGCTTCAACACAATGTTTCCAGGTCACCTCAATGAAAGATTAGAGATGTTGTCAGATTTCAAAAGTCAGTAGTATCGAGGTCAACTGGAGGATGATTACAAGTACACAAATCTAGACGGAACCAGGAGGCGATCGACGAAACAGAAGAGCTAACTCACCTGAGCCGAGCAGGTCTGTGGCATAACAAGAGattaaaatgagtttaaaaTGGAGGTACACTTGAGCAGTTCAGTGAGAAGATCGTGTCTAACCTCCCCAGGATGTTGGAGCGGCTGATGTTGCCGCAGGACCAGATGAGGACAGCGGGTCCAAGTCCAACAAAGAACTGCATGGACAGTGAAACCCAGAGTGTGTAAAGCTTATATCTCCATCCACATTCactcaatatttgtttttcagagaGCAGGTCTCACTCTTCAGCTGGCTCTGGAGCAGccggggcagcagctgcagcactaTCCCCAGGAGGAGGCTGCAGAGTGGGGACCGCATTTGAAGACTTGGCTGGAGTGGAAGTTGGAGACACGTTGTTTGTGGGAGACCCCTGGATGTAAGGGAACACAGTGAGTCGTTGTGTCGTTGGATTTCGCTAAATATTGTCAAAAGTTTCTTACCTTTGTAGGAGACCTAAAAATAGAGGGGGAAAGtaggattattatttattaatatgacTATTTATGACTTGTTATTTCAAGGTACTAAAGTCAGTACGGAAAACGGTGTGCATGATTGTATGAAGAATAGATtccaaaaatgttcatttttgtttcgCTTTCAACAGATTTTGGAAGCAAGTTTTTGGAATCAACTCTTCATCATGTGATCCACACTTTTCATGAGTAAACCCACAAGGTTGGTGTCAGAACAGACATGTGTGCCTTCTTAGCTTCACACATgagtacaaacacacactttctcaCACGTGACTCTCAGGTGTTAGGTTTCTATTCACATGCGCATCAGCTGCATTATTCACATGTGAACAGTGACTCGGTTTACCAGGGGGATGACGACACTGCTTTCTATGTTAGGCAGCGCTGAAACAAAACTTAAAGTGTATGCTCACCCTTCACTGGTCATTCCAAATGAACGAAAAAAGGGGGAATAAAAGACATGGAGGGTTAAATAAATGCTGTTTGTAGTGGCTCACCTGCTTTTGAACACATGCATTACAATTAAGTATTacaatatttagtttttttggCCCCTAATTCACTATaaatctgtttctgttttttcttccacaCTGAGCACTGATGTTCTTGAACAAAAGTAGCATCTAGtcgccttcaaaataaaagcatagaacttgcttgattttttttctgtaaaccAGGCGTTTTGATAGTTTTGTTGAGACATACATAGATTTGTAGTAGTAGTCTTgtcaaagacaaataaaaatagatcAAGGTCTCACCCTTTCTTTCCTCCCTTCACATCCTCCAAACCATTCATGTGTGTTTCCAGAGACTCCAGGATACTGCTGGGGGCCTGGGGGAAAACGGTAGTGTTGATGGGAGATGTAAAagaaacactgcaacacacttAACCACAGCAATACACAGCAACCAAAGAGCACTGTGCAgtgagagtgttttttttttaaacctaatTCAGCTCAACATGCATCAACACGCCACCCCTCAAACCAGCACTCGTTATCGCCATGGTTACCGGCTCCTCGAGAGGTTTAAAGGGACAATCTTCATCGTCTGAGTCTGCCAGATCCGCTACTACACCCGGGTGGAGACACTGAGCAGGAAGATGGTGGTGGGTGAGACATGAATGCAGCGTTCGGTCCGAGTAACTGGGCTATCATGCTGACATTATATCCATTTATGATGCAGAACATTACAAAACTAGTGAGGCTTTCTATAGGGATCCAAAAATTACAGCCCTCTTATATACCTCATTTTTGTTCAACAGTTATTTGTCAAAATAGGACATCTTAGATTAAAAACATatgtacaaataaaacaattcaaattTATTATAATTTCATGAAGTAATTTTGAAGATGAAGTAGAAAAGCGAGTAGAGGAAGTGGTTATGTTAAATCagaattatttaaatatttgaaatgtcttattttattttgatgttatataaataaaagcaatgGAAGAACATGAACATGCACATACATACGATCACAATACGGCtaatagcaaaaaaaataaatttataaATTAGGAGTTAAAGAGTAATTGTGTAAAAGTTTTAAAGGAAATGCAAATCGTATTATTTCTAGTCGACCGAAAACATAAACATGTATGACTCAATCAatgttgaaaaaataataacttgGATTATACATCAATTTGTTTTTGAGAAAGCAAACTTTTCTTGCATTCACCTTGTGGCACCCCAGTGGCTCCAGATGAGAAGTGTGAGAAGAACTTTTTAGATCATCGATTACACTACAATAATAGTTAAAATGCAGAATGTGACCATGTGACCACAGTGCCCTGCTTTGACTTCCCATCTTCCCAATGTTAATACTCGCAATGGAATATGCTTCAGGTTTACAGTACGCAGCTTGTCAACTTACGTAGTTGATGTCTGGAATGTCATTTTTGTCCACTCCCACCGTCTGTGGGAAGGGAAACCATTCAGAGTCAGCCATCATGAGCATCAACTCTTGTTCCTAACTCGCCGCCATGTTCTGGTACCTCAGCCAGCTTCATGAATTCCCCGATCTTCGTCACTCGAGTCAAGAACCTCTTGTAGATCTCCAGGGCTTCCTTGCAGTCactcttcttcatcttgaagTATTTCTCTGTGTAATATATTGCCATACGTAAATTATTTCCACATAGATAATTCCGAAAACaacatgattatttttttaaatataaatataatatactcCCTCTCAGGCCCAGGGGACAAACCTAGCcttccaagtcattttatgttgcCCCCAAGTGCTTTGCAAGTCAAAACACAGTCTTGATCACGAAAAACGCATGGTGACCCCACGACATCCAACAGGCTGTTTTTCAGTTGGACTCGGTCTAAAATTCTGTCCCCTAGTGTGACATCCTTGATGTACAGGCCCttcatagttttgttttgttttacaaactTGTATTTCccatgttgtttgtgtgtgcttcaTGAGCCTGTTTCAGAGTCAATGTTTGTTTGAAACTGTGTGCAAGAATTAGCTTTTtctgcttaaaaaaataaaaaaaccaaATATACAATATTAAACTTGTTATTGTTGCTCTTGTCACTCAGTATCTCGTGAATTCCATACTAACTCAGTAGGAATACGAAGGCACCCACCTAATAGGTTGATGATGCCATCATTGTAGGAGGCAAACAGCTTGACCAGATCCTTGAAGAGGAGCAGGAACGCGGCATTAATGATGCCATTGTTCAACTCTTTGGGatgaacctgtgaggaccagagGCGGACCAAGTTGATCACCTAACCTTCTATGATAAAAATGGCGACACTCACATCGAACTCCAGGAGCGTGTCGATCTGAGTCTGCAGCACTGGCATTCCTTTCAACAGCTTTTCAGTAGTCATGGTCCTCATCACACCCTCAGCTCTGGTTTAAAGAGCACAAGGTTAAAACAAAGGAGCGATTCCTGATGGACGTCTCACTCACCCTTTCTTCACTCGGGTGAAATCGAACGCCATCTGGCGGTAGGCGAAGGCTTTCTCGTTCAGGTATCGCCCGTATCGTCTGATGAATGTGGACATGTCATAGCCTGAAATATAGTGAGAATAGTCAGAGCTTCATGAAGATTTGATGCCAGCTGAGGAGCAGTCCACGTGGGTGTCATCTGTTCACACATGAGTGGCACATGTAAAGTCTGTATAGCTTCGACCCCCGCTGTATCAGCCAGATGGTCTTTCATCGTGGTCGTGGGCGCTCAGTGATGCATCCTCAGTCTTGGTTCACAGTTGATCTCCACATATGGACCATAGacacatgcaaaataaacagtctCTCACCATGAGAACCAGTTTTGTCGATGAAGTTGCTGAGGTTGAACAGGGAGGTCCTGGAGGCCAAGTACTGGATGAACCTCTGcaggaagaaaagacaaaacaaccAGTCCTTCTCATGCTATTTTTATCTGATCATCACAATCCAGTGTGACCACTAAGGCCAGACACCTTCAGGGTCCACACTCTGTTTTTAGAGATCTATCACTGACTGAAGAAAGCTCCTCTGGAACACGTGTGAAAATCTAAGTACATGGAGTGCTCCTACAGAATTGTGAGCCAATAAAGGATCGCTATGTGATTCTTTCTCACAAACCTCGTTGCCATGGACACACATGTGATGGGTGGTGACAAGAGCCTTGAAGACCACCACCCAGCTGGCGTTGGTGGCTCGTTCAAACAGCGTGTCAGCCATCTGAGGGATGTTCACATTAGTGGTGTTGGTGGCCGACACCAGGTCTGCAACACAACCACAACACTCTCTTAATTCAGGCAAAGCAAATGTGTGCTGAACTGAGGACGCCGTTCAAACCAGTGTTAATTCAGTGTCTGCACAATTTGACCTGCAGTGATTAAAGTTTGATAAAGTCAGTGCAGCAGAGCCGCTCCAGACTCTCAGGAGGATATCAAACCCACACAGCTTTGCACACACAATGCTTTGTCATCTCCTTTGCTTGAACACCAGATGAGTCAGGGCGAGTAGAACCTCGACAACAGAAACTTTTTAAACAGATCTGATCTCTATATTTGCAGTGGAACAACTCATATTGGTCAGTGATCAAGGTTAAGGTGGGGAGGGGTGGGGTGAACAGATTATTTCTAGTCACTAGTCCTGGAAATGCCCATCCCCCTCAAAACCTCACAATAACAGACGCCATTCAACATGTTTCCTCCACTCCATAGCTGCAAAGAGACACTGGTGTGCCCAGATATTGTTATCGGAGATGTAACACAACAAAATACTTGAGTAGAAcgcataaaaatatatatgaatgtttAGTTATTCATTTGTAAACTCAAGGATAACAAAGGCCACACCCAAGCACGACAGTTGTGAGTGTCTCTAATGAGGATTGGCTGAGCTAAGTAAAGACTCTTACGGTAATCCATGGCGGAGATCTAAGAATGGTCAAGGAGGACTCCCACTGGCCACGCCCACtggtgtgtgcgtctgtgtgtgtctgtgtcctcCATTCacactctgtttcagtgtgccTGGGTGAACAAATGAAGTGGACGGCTGCGCATAGATGACATTGCCAGGTAGCAATATAAATGGAAGGATGAAAAGTATTGAGCTGCTCAGCCaagaaattttatttttatgtcacTATAAATACACAAGGAAAAGGCTGTTCATTGCCAGGGCACGAAGCACTTTTAAGACACAATCTTACATGGTTATACACTGCTTTATAAAATGGGGGGGGATTGGGTTTCCCCTCTACTAAAAGAAtttttcttcactctgctcccttTCAATTTCTGTGTAAAGCAAGAAGAAATATAGACTTGAGTTGAATGCAATGTAACTATAATATAACTAAACTGtaacaatgcaaaaataaatcca encodes the following:
- the LOC128771902 gene encoding clathrin coat assembly protein AP180-like isoform X6; translation: MSGQTLTDRIAAAQYQLTGSDMARAVCKATTHEVMAPKKKHLEYLVSATNTTNVNIPQMADTLFERATNASWVVVFKALVTTHHMCVHGNERFIQYLASRTSLFNLSNFIDKTGSHGYDMSTFIRRYGRYLNEKAFAYRQMAFDFTRVKKGAEGVMRTMTTEKLLKGMPVLQTQIDTLLEFDVHPKELNNGIINAAFLLLFKDLVKLFASYNDGIINLLEKYFKMKKSDCKEALEIYKRFLTRVTKIGEFMKLAETVGVDKNDIPDINYAPSSILESLETHMNGLEDVKGGKKGSPTKGSPTNNVSPTSTPAKSSNAVPTLQPPPGDSAAAAAPAAPEPAEDSLLDLDPLSSSGPAATSAAPTSWGDLLGSEMGDSLLAEPTLTAEAAPSPAAATPTPAAAEGGAALAPPTSTPAAASPGAANMDLLGDTFATPAAATEGAAAAAAAEGGAAATPAAAANTGAEPTGGDAPAAAAAPGAELMSGDVMKPSVTPQAGDVDTSMANMASNLTMGTAAAPQAGAPGAGAPMMPMARPGFSAPAAAPGAPMSPGVAQSPRKPPPPRNALDDLNIKDFM
- the LOC128771902 gene encoding clathrin coat assembly protein AP180-like isoform X5, whose amino-acid sequence is MSGQTLTDRIAAAQYQLTGSDMARAVCKATTHEVMAPKKKHLEYLVSATNTTNVNIPQMADTLFERATNASWVVVFKALVTTHHMCVHGNERFIQYLASRTSLFNLSNFIDKTGSHGYDMSTFIRRYGRYLNEKAFAYRQMAFDFTRVKKGAEGVMRTMTTEKLLKGMPVLQTQIDTLLEFDVHPKELNNGIINAAFLLLFKDLVKLFASYNDGIINLLEKYFKMKKSDCKEALEIYKRFLTRVTKIGEFMKLAETVGVDKNDIPDINYAPSSILESLETHMNGLEDVKGGKKGSPTKGSPTNNVSPTSTPAKSSNAVPTLQPPPGDSAAAAAPAAPEPAEDSLLDLDPLSSSGPAATSAAPTSWGDLLGSEMGDSLLAEPTLTAEAAPSPAAATPTPAAAEGGAALAPPTSTPAAASPGAANMDLLGDTFATPAAATEGAAAAAAAEGGAAATPAAAANTGAEPTGGDAPAAAAAPGAELMSVFDGLGDVMKPSVTPQAGDVDTSMANMASNLTMGTAAAPQAGAPGAGAPMMPMARPGFSAPAAAPGAPMSPGVAQSPRKPPPPRNALDDLNIKDFM
- the LOC128771902 gene encoding clathrin coat assembly protein AP180-like isoform X7, producing the protein MSGQTLTDRIAAAQYQLTGSDMARAVCKATTHEVMAPKKKHLEYLVSATNTTNVNIPQMADTLFERATNASWVVVFKALVTTHHMCVHGNERFIQYLASRTSLFNLSNFIDKTGSHGYDMSTFIRRYGRYLNEKAFAYRQMAFDFTRVKKGAEGVMRTMTTEKLLKGMPVLQTQIDTLLEFDVHPKELNNGIINAAFLLLFKDLVKLFASYNDGIINLLEKYFKMKKSDCKEALEIYKRFLTRVTKIGEFMKLAETVGVDKNDIPDINYAPSSILESLETHMNGLEDVKGGKKGSPTKGSPTNNVSPTSTPAKSSNAVPTLQPPPGDSAAAAAPAAPEPAEDSLLDLDPLSSSGPAATSAAPTSWGDLLGSDTFATPAAATEGAAAAAAAEGGAAATPAAAANTGAEPTGGDAPAAAAAPGAELMSVFDGLGDVMKPSVTPQAGDVDTSMANMASNLTMGTAAAPQVAPPSWGAPMHVPMGVPPYMGTHPGFGMAGAPGAGAPMMPMARPGFSAPAAAPGAPMSPGVAQSPRKPPPPRNALDDLNIKDFM
- the LOC128771902 gene encoding clathrin coat assembly protein AP180-like isoform X8, yielding MSGQTLTDRIAAAQYQLTGSDMARAVCKATTHEVMAPKKKHLEYLVSATNTTNVNIPQMADTLFERATNASWVVVFKALVTTHHMCVHGNERFIQYLASRTSLFNLSNFIDKTGSHGYDMSTFIRRYGRYLNEKAFAYRQMAFDFTRVKKGAEGVMRTMTTEKLLKGMPVLQTQIDTLLEFDVHPKELNNGIINAAFLLLFKDLVKLFASYNDGIINLLEKYFKMKKSDCKEALEIYKRFLTRVTKIGEFMKLAETVGVDKNDIPDINYAPSSILESLETHMNGLEDVKGGKKGSPTKGSPTNNVSPTSTPAKSSNAVPTLQPPPGDSAAAAAPAAPEPAEDSLLDLDPLSSSGPAATSAAPTSWGDLLGSEMGDSLLAEPTLTAEAAPSPAAATPTPAAAEGGAALAPPTSTPAAASPGAANMDLLGDTFATPAAATEGAAAAAAAEGGAAATPAAAANTGAEPTGGDAPAAAAAPGAELMSGWSSWSRSADDAHG